From the genome of Candidatus Hydrogenedentota bacterium:
CGGCATCTGCGGTAAATTATCGTTTGATCCCGCGCGTCCCGTGGATGAAGGTCTGATCCGCGACATGATGACGGCCCTGTCGCATCGCGGTCCCGACGATGACGGCTGCTACCTGAAGGGTCCAGCCGGTCTCGGCCAACGCCGCCTGAGCATTGTGGATCTCGCGGGAGGACACCAGCCGATCGCCAACGAGGACGGTTCCTGCTGGATTGTGTTCAACGGCGAAATCTACAACCATCTTGAACTCCGCGCCGAGTTGGAAAAACGCGGCCATCGCTATCGCACGCGTTGCGACACCGAGACGATCCTGCATGCCTACGAGGAATTCGGCACGGATTGCGCGGGCCGCCTGCGGGGCATGTTCGCGTTCGCGATCTGGGACGAGAAGGAGCAAACGCTTTTTGCCGCGCGCGACCGTTTCGGGATCAAGCCGTTCTATTATTGGCGAAACGCCGGAGGGATCGCTTTTGCAAGCGAAATGAAGGCTCTCATGCTGGATCCGGACCTTGAATTGACGTTGGATCCGTTGGCGGTCTTCGATTATTTCACCTACAAATACGTGCCGGGTCCGAAAACGCCCTGGCGGGAAATCCGGCGGCTGCAACCGGCCCACTGGTTTCGGGTTCACGACGGAAATGTCCGCATTGAACGCTATTGGACGCCGCTCTTCAACGGCTTGTCGCCCCATTCCGAAGAAGAGAATCTCGAAGCGCTCGAATCCTTGCTCAAGGACGTCATTCGCGATCACCGCATGAGCGAGGTGCCCCAGGGTGTTTTCCTGAGCGGCGGCATTGATTCGAGTCTGATCGTGGCGTTGATGAGCGCGATCTGCCCGGAACCGATCCAGACCTTTTCGGTCACGTTCCGCCATTACCCGAAATACGACGAGTCCGTGTACGCCCGCGAAGTGGCCGACGCCTGCCACACGATTCATCATGAATACGACTGTACCCCCGAAGCCATCGGGCGGCTGCCCGAAATGCTCTGGCACGTCGAGGAGCCGTTGGCCGACGCTTCGATGATTCCGCTGCATGAGCTGTGCCGCCAAGCCAAACACGACGTGACGGTGGTCCATTGCGGCGACGGCGGCGACGAGGCCTTTGGCGGCTATCCGCGTTTTTATTGGGACCATTACGCCCACGCCATGGCGCGCCTGCCCGAACCGGTCCGCTTGCGCGTCTTGGCGCCGTTGTTCCGGCTGGGATCGCGCCTGCCCGACCCCGTCAAGGAATTCTGCCGGCGCGGCGAAAAATTCAGCCGATTCGCGGGCTTGCCGGACCCTGAACGCTACATGAACTGGTTTACGATCATGCCTGACAGCGTCAAGCGCCACATGCTCCACCCGGATTTTCTCCGGCACGTGGACCGCTATCGTTCCCAGGAGGTCTTTGAGACGATTTTTGCGGAGGCAAATGCCCTGTGCCTGGACGCCCTGGGAACCCGGCAATATTGCGAATTACACAGTTTCATTCCTGACGATCTGATGCTCAAGTCCGACAAGATCGCGATGGCGTCCGGACTGGAAGGCCGGTTTCCTTTTCTCGATGAACGCCTGGTCGAGTTCGGCCTCGCGCTGCCGCCCCGGCAGAAAATCGCGCACAACCGGCTCAAACTTCCCCTACGCAAACTCCTCGCGCGCCACATGCCCGACTCGTTCATCAACCGCGGCAAGCACGGGTTCGAGGTCCCGGTCACGGAATGGTTCAAGGGCAGCCTTGCCCAATTTCTGCGCGACACCATCGCCGAGTGCCGGTCGGATTCCGAAACCATTTTCAACCTTCCGTATCTGGAGAACATGATCGGCGACATGCGCCGCAACGATCCCGTCGCGGGGCGCCAATTGTTCAAGGTCTTCATGTTCCAGCAATGGCGCACGCTCTTTGCGCACCCCCGGTCGCTGTGCCAGAGCCGGTTGAAAGGCGGGCCGCTTCCCCCGGGCATTCTCACGCAGCCGGCTGGAAACCCGTCGTCCGCATGACCGCAACCGCCGCCAACCGCGCCTTGGCGGTCGCCACGGGGCTCTTGGGCGTTTTGTCGCGGACAGGCGAGCGGGATCCGGTTCGGCGCATCTTGGTTGTCCGGCTCGGCAATCTCGGCGACATCGTGGTAGCCTTGCCCGCGTTTCACGCGCTTCGCAAGCGGTTTCCAGACGCCCGGATAGTCTTGCTGACCTCTCCGACCCTGCGCGGTGCGCCGGGCGCGGAAGATGTGTTGGCGGACGATCCGACTTTTGATGATTGTATTGTTTACCACGCCGATGAATCGGGCCGTCCCCGTTTTTGGAGGGCATTGTGCGGACGCATACGCCGCGAATCGTTCGATATAACGATTATGCTTCCCGACGATCGAAGCCGTTTCCGGAATCTTGCCAAGCACATGGCGTTGCTGGCGCTGGCGGGACAGCGCCGTTTTATCGGGTTTCGTCTCGTTTCACCGGACCAGTTCCGGCTGGGCCAAGTCCCGCGGCTCATGGGGCTTCTCGAACCGCTCGGAATCACTGAAATCGAACCTTGTCCATGGATTCGCGTTTCCGAGGAACGCCGGCAAACCGCCCTTCGCCGGTTCATACCCGGCGACAACCGCCCGCTTGTCGCCATGCAATGCGGCGCGAAACGCCCGGCAAACCGCTGGATGCCCGAACGTTTCGTCGAGGTGGGCCGGAGACTCATCGAGGAGCATGGGGTCCATATACTCCTGACCGGCGGTCCCGGCGAGCGCACACTGGCGGACGAAGTAGCGCGGGGAATAGGCGGTCATTGCACGTCCTTGGCGGGCGAAACGAGTGTAACGGATCTGGCGATTCTGCTTGAACGCTGTGTGCTCCTTGTCTCGAACGACACCGGAACCATGCACGTCGCCGCCGCCATGGGCGTTCCCGTCGTGGCCATTTTCAGCGCCCGCGATCACCCCTTTCGTTGGTATCCGTATGGAACGCATCATTGTGTCCTGCGCCACGACGTCGAATGCAGTCCGTGCCTACAGGACGTCTGTCCCCTTTATTCCGAGCCTGTTTGTCTTTCCGCGATTACGGCCGGCCAAGTTTTCGACGCCGCCCGCGCCCTTTTTCTTGACTGGGAACGGCGGGTCCGATAAGATTCTTTTTTTTTAGCCCTTACTCAAGAGGCAAACCGGTTTTATGCCCGAAATACAAGGATTTTACGGACTCCGTTTCAATCCGGACCAGACAGGCCCGCTCGAGGCGGTCGTTACGCCGCCCTATGACGTAATTTCTCCGGCCCAACGCGTGGAACTGGCCGCGCAAAGCCCTTACAGCATGGTTCATGTTTCGTTGCCTGAACCGGAGGCCGGTGAAACCCCTTACGATGCCGCCGCGCGTATCCTTGACCGTTGGCGTGCGGATGGCGTCCTTCTCAAAGACGGCGCCAAATCGTTCTATGTACTCGAGCAGGTCTTTGAGAGCGGGGGGCGCCAACGCATCCGGCGCGGTTTTTTCGCCCTTGCCCGATTGCCCGAACCGGGCGAGCGCAGCATTCTCGGCCACGAGCAGACCTTCGCCCGGACCGTCGAGGATCGGATGCGCCTGATCGAAGCCACAAAGGCCAATCTCGAACCGGTGTTTGTGCTGTACGCCGATCCCGGCGGCAAGGTCGGAGAGTGTCTGACCGGCGCCGTTGCGCAGCGTCCGCCCGACATGACCGCCCGCACGATGGACGGCGTTCTTCAGCGCGTCTGGCGCGTCGGGTATGATCCGTGCGTCACTCAAAGTCTGCTGGATTCCCGGTTGTATATCGCCGATGGCCATCACCGGTTCCGCACGTCGTGCGCCTACCGGGACGCTTGCCGCGCGAAAGGCATGGGCGAGGGGCCGCACGATTTCATCATGATGGGATTCGTCGCAATTGACGATCCCGGCCTTGTCATCGAACCGACCCACCGCCTCTTGAAACCGCCCGGCGAATTCGATACGGCGGCGTTTCTGCAAAAGCTCGCGCTGTATTTTGATTGTGAGCGGGTCGGGGACGATCTGCCGCAATCGGTCGAGCGCGAATCGCAATGCGCCATCGGATTCGTCGCGCCGGGCGGCCGCTGGCTGCTCCGGCTGCACGAAACAGACCGTGCGGCGCTGCTCGGCACGGATCGCGGGCCGGCGTGGCGCGACCTCGATGTCGCCGTCCTGCACCGCGGCATTATCGAACGGATCATGGGATGGCCTGCGGATACTCCGTTCGCGTATGAGCGCGATGCCGGCAAAGCCGTCGCTTGCGTCGAAAACGGCGAATACGGCGCCGCGTTTCTCCTTCGCAGTCCCCGCGCGGAACAAATCCAGGCCTGCGCGGAATCCGGTGAGCCCATGCCGCACAAGTCCACCTATTTCTTCCCGAAACTTCCGTCCGGAATGGTGTTGTACGCGTTGGACTAAGGTCGAGGCACGCACACCAGCATACAAGGTTCCGGGGGGCCATAACATCCAGCCGGCCCATAGTCTGAGCGTGAAATCCGCATTCTGCTGACAAATGCGGGATAAGGAATTGAATAGTCCGAAGAATAGATTTTATACTCCGAATGTTCCAGAAACGCCCGGGTTTCATGTTCCGGGATAATCGGTTTGCACAACAGGTGAAGACACGGCAACCAAAGAGGGCAAGGCGATGATTCACAAGATAGCCAAGGAAAAGGAAGATGAATATTTCGCCCGGCTGGAGTTCGAACGCAGAAAGAAGATAGCCGAGGAGCAGGAGGCCAAGCTCAAAAAACAGGAACGGGAAGCGCTGAAAAAGCTTCACTGGATGCGTTGTCCGAAAGACGGCATGGAACTGGTCGAGATCGAGTTCATGGGTGTGCAGGTGGACAAGTGCACACATTGCGGCGGGATTTTCCTGGACACGGGCGAATTGGATGTGTTGTTCGAAAAGGCGAAGAATCAGGGGCGTGTTTTCGCCAAGATTTTGGGTGCGTTTCGGTAAGCCCTGCGCGATGGCCTGCTCTTGGCGTACGACTACAGGAAGTCCAAGTCCGCGCCCAGATGCGCCTGAAGGACATGTTGGGCATGAAGGCGCCGCCAGCCGCGGGGCGGCAAGGGGCGCGGCGTGAACGCGGCGCGGCGCCGGGCAAGTTCGGAATCGTCCACGATCAAATCCACGCGCCGGGCTTCGACGTCGAGTTCGACGAGGTCGCCGTCGCGCACAAGCGCCAACGGTCCGCCGACAGCCGCCTCGGGCGAACAGTGCAGGACCACCGTGCCGTAGGCTGTGCCGCTCATGCGCGCGTCACTTACGCGCACCATGTCCTTGACTCCCTCGCGTGCAAGGTATTTCGGAATGGGCAGAGATCCAGCCTCGGGCATTCCGGCGCCGACCGGTCCGGCGTTGCGCAACACCATGACATGATTCGGCGTAAGGCCGAGCGACGGATCGTCAATCCGCTGTTCCGCGTCTTCGGGTGAATCGAACACCACGGCGGGTCCGCGGTGTTTCATCAGGTTTTTCGACGCGGCGGCGGCCTTGATCACGGCGCCGTCGGGCGCGAGCGAGCCTTTGACGATGGCCAGTGCGCCGGTTGGTCCAAGCGGTTCGGCAAGCGTGCGGATGGTTGTTTGCCATGCACCGGGCGGCGGGATGTTCCGCAGATATTCTCCCATCGTTTGGCCTGTAATCATCCGGGCCGACAAGTCCAGCAGCGGTTCCAGCGCTTTCAGCAACACCGGCATGCCGCCCGCGAAGTGCATGTCCTCAAGATAGCCGCTGCCAGCCGGCTTGCAATCCACCAGCAGGGGAACGCGCCGCGAGATGGCGTCGAAATCGTCGATCGCGAGGGGGATGCCGGCCCGGCGCGCGATCGCCAACAGATGGACGATGGCGTTGGTCGATCCGCCGATCGCCATGAGCGCCGTCAAGGCGTTGTGGAACGCAGCGCGTGTCAGGATATCGCGCGGGCGCCGCCCGGCGCGGGCTATTTCGACCGCGCGGCGTCCAGCCTCGACGCAATGCCGCAGACGTTCTCCGCTGCTCATGGGCGGCGTGGCGCCGCCGGGCAGCATAAGGCCGAGCGCCTCGGTCACACACGCCATCGTGGAGGCTGTGCCCATGACCATGCACGTGCCGCCCGTGAAACACAACGCCTGCTCGATTTCCCGGATTTCGTCCGCGCCCAGCCGTCCGGCGCGATACTGCGCCCAGTATCGGCGGCAGTCCGTACAGGCGCCGAGGCGTTCGCCTCGCCAATAGCCCGTCAACATCGGGCCCGACACGACCGAAAGGGCCGGTATGTTCGCCGAGGCCGCCGCCATCAACTGCGCGGGTACGGTCTTATCGCAACCGCCGAGCATGACAACCGCGTCCATCGGCTGCGCGGCGATCATTTCCTCGGTATCCATCGCGGCGAGATTGCGGAAGAGCATCGTCGTCGGCGAAGTGAGGATTTCGTGCAGTGAAATCGTCGGAAACGCGAAGGGACAGCCGCCGGCCTCGATCACGCCGCGCTTGATGGCCGCGACCATCTCCGGCATTTGCCGGTGGCATGTGTTGTAGTCCGACGACGTGTCCACGATGCCGACGATGGGCCGGTCGAGCGTGATGGCGTCGAAACCCGCCGACGCGAGAAAGGCTCGGCGCATGTACCGGCTGAATTCCGCGTCGCCATACGCCGTGATGTTGCGCGCAATGCCTGTTGCCGGGTCTGGATGTGTCATGGATGCTTCCGCTGCGTGTGTTCCGGTGCGGTTTTCCGAACCGGGCCTTTGTTTTCGCGATCGATCGTCGCCGCGAATCCCTCCATTCAGGACATTACTATATTTTCACACCCCGGCCGAGATCAATCCGCATCGTGCGTTGCCGCAAATCTTCGCAGGTTTGACGCCCGCCATGGCCGGAGCGTACACTCCGGTTTGTTCTTTTTCGGCAACCGATTCCATGCAAACAGGAGCAAACGCAATGGGCAGGACGTTGAATTTCGCGGTAGTGGGACTGGGAATGGGCGGACATCACTGCAAGGCCATCCGGGGCGCCAAGGGAGCGAACCTGGCGGCCGTGTGCGACATTGACGAGGAGCGCCTGGCGCAGCGCATGAAGGAATTCGACTGCAAGGGGTACACGCGCTACGCGGATGTGCTCAAGGACAAAAGCATAGACGCGGTCTGCATTGTCGTCGAGAGCGGCTATCACGCGAAACTGGGCATCCAAGCCGCGAAGGCCGGCAAGCATATCATCATGGAGAAGCCCATAGACATCACGCCCGCGCGAATCAAGGCCTTCGAGGACGCGGTCAAGACGTCGGGCGTGAAGTGCGGTTGCATTTTCCAGTCGCGGATGGACAACTGCAACATCCTCATTCGGAAGGCCATCCTTGCCGGCAAGATGGGCAAGATTATCGGCGCGCACGCGCATTTGCCGTGGTTTCGCGGCGACGATTATTTTTCCGGCCCGCACGGTCCGTGGCGGGGGACGTGGAAACTCGACGGCGGCGGCAGCATGATGAACCAAGGCATTCATACCGTGGACCTGATCCAGTGGCTGGCGGGTCCGGTCGAGAGCGTGTTCGGATTTTACGGGGTGCACAATCACAAGATTGAAGCCGAGGATCAGGTTGTCGCGGTGCTCAAGTTCAAAAACGGCGCACTCGGCACGTTCTTTTCGACCACCTGCGCGATTCCCGAAGGCGCGCAACGCATTTACATGTACGGCACGAAAGGCTCGTTTTCGCGCCACGGCGGCACGCTTGAATTTTACGAGATGGATTCGCCCGCACAGCGTGAGCGCATGATGAATCTCTTCGGCGGCAACAAAAAGTCCGACACCGAGGCCAGCAAAGATCCGATGGCCGTTTCCGCCGACGGTCACCTGTTGATCATCGAGGACCTTGTCAAGGCGGTGCATTCGGATAGGGAGCCGGTCATTCCGATTTCGAGTGCGAAACATGCGGTCGAAATCGCCTGCGCCATCTACAAGTCCGCCCGCACCCATCGCGAAGTCAAAATCAGCGAGGTCCAGGCGTGATCCAACGTTTGCGGATGACGGATCGCGGATGGCGGATTATCTTGCCCTCGGCGCTGTTGTTTGCATGGGCCGCGTCCGCGGCGGCGGGTCCAATCGAATATCGCGGCCCCATCGTCTATGCGCGGCACGAGGGGGTCCCATTGCGAATGACGTTGGCGACCCCGAAAGATCCGGGCGTGGAGCCGCGACCGGCCGTGTTGCTGATCCACGGCGGATGCTGGCTGTTCGGCACGCGGAGCCAATTGCATTGGTACACGCGCCGATTTGCGGAAAAGGGGTATGTGGCGGCAGCCATCCAATACCGCATGATGCCGAAGCACCGCTTTCCCGAATGCGTCGAAGACTGCAAGGCGGCGGTCCGATGGCTCCGCCTGCATGCGGCGGAATACCACATTGATCCGGATCGCATCATCGCGCTGGGCAACAGCGCGGGGGGATATCTGGCCGCGATGCTCGGCGCGACCGAACCCAAGGATGGTTTCGAGGGGACGGTCAATCTCGGCGCATCGAGCGCTGTACAAGCGACGATCGGCATGTACGGCGTGTACGACTTGTCTGGATACCGCGATCCAAAAGGGTTTTTCGCCCTGCGCGGCATCACGAAATCGTTTGTAAAACGATTCGTGGGCAAGGAAACGCCGGATCACGACACGTACAAATGGGCGTCACCTATGACCTATGCGCACGCCGGAATGGGTCCGGTGTTTCTGGTGCATGGAACGAACGATCATATCGTGCGTTACGAGCAGTCAACGGCGTTTCGGGATCAATTGACGCGCCTCGGCGTGCCGGTTCACATGAGCACCGTGCCCTATGGACACGTTTTCGATTTCCTGCATGCGTCCGCGCGCCAGAAGGTGTTCGATGAGATATTGGTTTTTTTGAAAGAACATGGGTTGCAGCCCCAAGGAGGTTTTTCAATGGACGGACGGCCTTCCATTGATCCAGGCAACGCGCTGCCCCGGCACGCGATGGCGTTGCGTCCCGACGCCATCGCCGACACGCCCTTCGTGCAGGAGCGGCACGAGCCGTATCCGCTGGACGGCGGCGTGCGCGTCGTGGCCGTGGATGCTTCGGGAAGTGTCTGGGCGGGCACGGACAAGGGCGTGTACCGGCTCGATCGCGGCAACGCGCGCTGGCAGGCCATGACGCCGAAGGACGAACAAGGCCCGGTCTTCGCGTTGCTGTCGGATGGCGGATCCATGTGGGTTGGCGCGTGGAACGGTCTGTTTTGCGATGGGATAAAAATCGAGGCGGTGGGCGCGCCGATCGCGGCGCTGGCCAAAACAACGGGCGGGATGGCTGCCGCGGGTCCGGACGGTCTTTGGATTCAGGAGGGCGGTTCGTGGCGTCACGAAACGCCGCGCTGGGCGCGCAGCCTGCGCGATATGATTGCCGGTCCGGACGGCGCCCTGTGGATCGCCACCGGCAACGGGCTATACCGGCTGAAGGAAGGCGCGTTGCGTCTCTATCAGGACGAGAAGGCCATTCTTTCCAGTGATGTGAAATCGCTGGCCTTCGATGCGGACGGTGCGCTTTGGGCAGGCGGATTCGGCGGTGTGACCGTTTATCGCGACGGCGATCGGGCTTCGCATTTCACGCCGCGCGAAGGACTGCCCAGCGTCCATGTGCATGCCGTCGCGCAAGGGCCCGGCGGCATCATGTGGGCCGGAACGAAACACGGCGTGACGCGCTACGACGGCCAGTCGTGGTCTTTGCGCCATAGCCGCCGCTGGCTGCTCGACGACGACGTGCGCGACGTGGCCTTTGACGCGGACGGCACGGCGTGGATTGCCACGAAAAAAGGGGTCAGCGCGATTGTCCGCGAATCCATGACGTTTGCGCAAAAGGCCGCCCATTTCCACGGCGTGTGCATGCAGCGCCACGTCCGGGAGCCGTGGCTGGTCGAACGATGCCGCCTGCCCGTGCCGGGCGATGTCTCGAAATGGGAACCGGAAGACGACGACAATGACGGTTCCTATACGGCGCAATATATGGTGATGGAATGTTTCCGGTACGCGGTAACACGCGATCCGGAGGCGCGCGAAAATGCGCGGAAAGCCTTCGAGGCGATGCGGTTTTTACAAACCGTGACGGGCACGAACGGCTTTGTCGCGCGCACGGTCGTTCCGGCCACATGGACGGGAATGCACGATCCGGGCGAGCGCTTCACGCCGCAGGAACGCGCCCGTGTCCGCATCGAAGATCCGCGGTATAAAGAGGTGGAACAGCGCTGGCTGCCGTCGGCGGATGGGCAATGGCTGTGGAAGCGCGACACGAGCAGCGACGAAATGACAGGGCATTTCTACGGGTATGCCTTCTATTACGACCTTGTGGCCGAAGGCGCGGAGCGGGACATTGTCCGCGATCACGTTCGCCGCGTCATGGATTACATCATTGACGGAGGCTACGTGCTGATGGACGTGGACGGCACGCACACGCGCTGGGGGGTGTGGGCGCCGGAACGCCTGAACAGCGACCCGGATTGGGCGGCGGAACGCGGCATCAACAGCGTCGAGATCCTGTCGTACCTCAAGACGGCGCATCACATCACGGGTGACGAGAAGTACGAAAGGGAATATCGCCGGTTGCTGTTCGATTGCGGCTACGCGGACAACGTGCGCCGCGCGCAGTCCTACGCGCCGGCTTGGCGGACGCATATTGACGATGAACTATTGATGATGGCGTATCCCGCGTTGTTGCTATACGAGACCGATCCCGCCCTACGCGCCCTGTTTCGCGAAAGCCTCGACCACTGGTACAAGAGCCTCCGCATCGAGGAAAATCCCCTTGCGAATTTCACCTATGGCCTGCTGGCGGGCGAACATCCCGAACCCGACGGCTCGGTTGCCTTCCTGCGCGACGCGCCGCTGGATCTCGTTTGCTGGACCGTTGACAACACGCGGCGCGAGGACATCCGGATCGTCCGCGAACCGATATGGGAGCATTTGCAGACCAGCCGCCTTTTGCCCGCAAGCGAACGCGGGGTCGTGCGGTGGGACAAGAATCCCTGGATGGCTGTCCATGGCGAAGACGGCCGCAGCGAATGGTGCCCCGTGTTCTGGCTGCTGCCCTATTGGATGGGACGTTACGCCGGATTTATCAAGGTCTGAGATCGCGTGATTTTTCCATGCAGTCAAACGTGTAACGCCGAATTCCAATTCGGGTGGGGCGCCCGTTTTTTATGCCGAATCGGAATTCGGCGCTACAGGCCATTGCGCCGGCTTTACTAACAGGAACTGACCGCTTCCAGACGGTCTGGGCTTTCGGCGTCCTTTTCCATGATGCGCCGGATGGCGGAGGCCAGCACGGACGTCGGCAGCGGCTTGTTGAGACTATCCGTAATGCCTGCGGCGCGGGCCGCGTCCCGGCTGATTCCCTGCATGTACCCCGTCAAGAGAATAATGGGGC
Proteins encoded in this window:
- a CDS encoding alpha/beta hydrolase fold domain-containing protein, which gives rise to MIQRLRMTDRGWRIILPSALLFAWAASAAAGPIEYRGPIVYARHEGVPLRMTLATPKDPGVEPRPAVLLIHGGCWLFGTRSQLHWYTRRFAEKGYVAAAIQYRMMPKHRFPECVEDCKAAVRWLRLHAAEYHIDPDRIIALGNSAGGYLAAMLGATEPKDGFEGTVNLGASSAVQATIGMYGVYDLSGYRDPKGFFALRGITKSFVKRFVGKETPDHDTYKWASPMTYAHAGMGPVFLVHGTNDHIVRYEQSTAFRDQLTRLGVPVHMSTVPYGHVFDFLHASARQKVFDEILVFLKEHGLQPQGGFSMDGRPSIDPGNALPRHAMALRPDAIADTPFVQERHEPYPLDGGVRVVAVDASGSVWAGTDKGVYRLDRGNARWQAMTPKDEQGPVFALLSDGGSMWVGAWNGLFCDGIKIEAVGAPIAALAKTTGGMAAAGPDGLWIQEGGSWRHETPRWARSLRDMIAGPDGALWIATGNGLYRLKEGALRLYQDEKAILSSDVKSLAFDADGALWAGGFGGVTVYRDGDRASHFTPREGLPSVHVHAVAQGPGGIMWAGTKHGVTRYDGQSWSLRHSRRWLLDDDVRDVAFDADGTAWIATKKGVSAIVRESMTFAQKAAHFHGVCMQRHVREPWLVERCRLPVPGDVSKWEPEDDDNDGSYTAQYMVMECFRYAVTRDPEARENARKAFEAMRFLQTVTGTNGFVARTVVPATWTGMHDPGERFTPQERARVRIEDPRYKEVEQRWLPSADGQWLWKRDTSSDEMTGHFYGYAFYYDLVAEGAERDIVRDHVRRVMDYIIDGGYVLMDVDGTHTRWGVWAPERLNSDPDWAAERGINSVEILSYLKTAHHITGDEKYEREYRRLLFDCGYADNVRRAQSYAPAWRTHIDDELLMMAYPALLLYETDPALRALFRESLDHWYKSLRIEENPLANFTYGLLAGEHPEPDGSVAFLRDAPLDLVCWTVDNTRREDIRIVREPIWEHLQTSRLLPASERGVVRWDKNPWMAVHGEDGRSEWCPVFWLLPYWMGRYAGFIKV
- a CDS encoding zf-TFIIB domain-containing protein, yielding MIHKIAKEKEDEYFARLEFERRKKIAEEQEAKLKKQEREALKKLHWMRCPKDGMELVEIEFMGVQVDKCTHCGGIFLDTGELDVLFEKAKNQGRVFAKILGAFR
- a CDS encoding Gfo/Idh/MocA family oxidoreductase, whose amino-acid sequence is MGRTLNFAVVGLGMGGHHCKAIRGAKGANLAAVCDIDEERLAQRMKEFDCKGYTRYADVLKDKSIDAVCIVVESGYHAKLGIQAAKAGKHIIMEKPIDITPARIKAFEDAVKTSGVKCGCIFQSRMDNCNILIRKAILAGKMGKIIGAHAHLPWFRGDDYFSGPHGPWRGTWKLDGGGSMMNQGIHTVDLIQWLAGPVESVFGFYGVHNHKIEAEDQVVAVLKFKNGALGTFFSTTCAIPEGAQRIYMYGTKGSFSRHGGTLEFYEMDSPAQRERMMNLFGGNKKSDTEASKDPMAVSADGHLLIIEDLVKAVHSDREPVIPISSAKHAVEIACAIYKSARTHREVKISEVQA
- a CDS encoding glycosyltransferase family 9 protein, with product MTATAANRALAVATGLLGVLSRTGERDPVRRILVVRLGNLGDIVVALPAFHALRKRFPDARIVLLTSPTLRGAPGAEDVLADDPTFDDCIVYHADESGRPRFWRALCGRIRRESFDITIMLPDDRSRFRNLAKHMALLALAGQRRFIGFRLVSPDQFRLGQVPRLMGLLEPLGITEIEPCPWIRVSEERRQTALRRFIPGDNRPLVAMQCGAKRPANRWMPERFVEVGRRLIEEHGVHILLTGGPGERTLADEVARGIGGHCTSLAGETSVTDLAILLERCVLLVSNDTGTMHVAAAMGVPVVAIFSARDHPFRWYPYGTHHCVLRHDVECSPCLQDVCPLYSEPVCLSAITAGQVFDAARALFLDWERRVR
- a CDS encoding DUF1015 domain-containing protein, which codes for MPEIQGFYGLRFNPDQTGPLEAVVTPPYDVISPAQRVELAAQSPYSMVHVSLPEPEAGETPYDAAARILDRWRADGVLLKDGAKSFYVLEQVFESGGRQRIRRGFFALARLPEPGERSILGHEQTFARTVEDRMRLIEATKANLEPVFVLYADPGGKVGECLTGAVAQRPPDMTARTMDGVLQRVWRVGYDPCVTQSLLDSRLYIADGHHRFRTSCAYRDACRAKGMGEGPHDFIMMGFVAIDDPGLVIEPTHRLLKPPGEFDTAAFLQKLALYFDCERVGDDLPQSVERESQCAIGFVAPGGRWLLRLHETDRAALLGTDRGPAWRDLDVAVLHRGIIERIMGWPADTPFAYERDAGKAVACVENGEYGAAFLLRSPRAEQIQACAESGEPMPHKSTYFFPKLPSGMVLYALD
- the asnB gene encoding asparagine synthase (glutamine-hydrolyzing) yields the protein MCGICGKLSFDPARPVDEGLIRDMMTALSHRGPDDDGCYLKGPAGLGQRRLSIVDLAGGHQPIANEDGSCWIVFNGEIYNHLELRAELEKRGHRYRTRCDTETILHAYEEFGTDCAGRLRGMFAFAIWDEKEQTLFAARDRFGIKPFYYWRNAGGIAFASEMKALMLDPDLELTLDPLAVFDYFTYKYVPGPKTPWREIRRLQPAHWFRVHDGNVRIERYWTPLFNGLSPHSEEENLEALESLLKDVIRDHRMSEVPQGVFLSGGIDSSLIVALMSAICPEPIQTFSVTFRHYPKYDESVYAREVADACHTIHHEYDCTPEAIGRLPEMLWHVEEPLADASMIPLHELCRQAKHDVTVVHCGDGGDEAFGGYPRFYWDHYAHAMARLPEPVRLRVLAPLFRLGSRLPDPVKEFCRRGEKFSRFAGLPDPERYMNWFTIMPDSVKRHMLHPDFLRHVDRYRSQEVFETIFAEANALCLDALGTRQYCELHSFIPDDLMLKSDKIAMASGLEGRFPFLDERLVEFGLALPPRQKIAHNRLKLPLRKLLARHMPDSFINRGKHGFEVPVTEWFKGSLAQFLRDTIAECRSDSETIFNLPYLENMIGDMRRNDPVAGRQLFKVFMFQQWRTLFAHPRSLCQSRLKGGPLPPGILTQPAGNPSSA
- a CDS encoding dihydroxy-acid dehydratase; its protein translation is MTHPDPATGIARNITAYGDAEFSRYMRRAFLASAGFDAITLDRPIVGIVDTSSDYNTCHRQMPEMVAAIKRGVIEAGGCPFAFPTISLHEILTSPTTMLFRNLAAMDTEEMIAAQPMDAVVMLGGCDKTVPAQLMAAASANIPALSVVSGPMLTGYWRGERLGACTDCRRYWAQYRAGRLGADEIREIEQALCFTGGTCMVMGTASTMACVTEALGLMLPGGATPPMSSGERLRHCVEAGRRAVEIARAGRRPRDILTRAAFHNALTALMAIGGSTNAIVHLLAIARRAGIPLAIDDFDAISRRVPLLVDCKPAGSGYLEDMHFAGGMPVLLKALEPLLDLSARMITGQTMGEYLRNIPPPGAWQTTIRTLAEPLGPTGALAIVKGSLAPDGAVIKAAAASKNLMKHRGPAVVFDSPEDAEQRIDDPSLGLTPNHVMVLRNAGPVGAGMPEAGSLPIPKYLAREGVKDMVRVSDARMSGTAYGTVVLHCSPEAAVGGPLALVRDGDLVELDVEARRVDLIVDDSELARRRAAFTPRPLPPRGWRRLHAQHVLQAHLGADLDFL